One genomic segment of Sorex araneus isolate mSorAra2 chromosome X, mSorAra2.pri, whole genome shotgun sequence includes these proteins:
- the ARL13A gene encoding ADP-ribosylation factor-like protein 13A, producing MFRLLTACWPRLRTPEGTRRNVNIITVGLDNAGKTVIVEAFQRLLPNRMKHCLKSGLVTLLVDEYEVAIYDLNGDEKGQEIWPNYYTQAHGLVFVLDSSDLDRMQEAKIILTRLLSDKRVAGKPMLLLANKQDKKGALLPRDIIEYLLLENLVNENKSICRVESCSAIRILQKRNHQHIIECLRWLLSAIGEKYEDLNTGHQSFTSGISTAKNPRGSGKRCSSDRFSTRFGFAKDKRQRMQQRSAEPKPLKPILQPSHES from the exons ATGTTCCGGCTACTGACTGCCTGCTGGCCTCGGCTTAGGACACCTGAAGGGACACGAAG aaaCGTGAACATCATTACTGTTGGCTTGGACAACGCTGGTAAAACCGTTATTGTTGAGGCCTTCCAAAGAT TACTACCCAATAGAATGAAACATTGCTTGAAATCTGGACTGGTTACACTCCTGGTGGATGAGTATGAAGTTGCCATCTATGACCTGAATGGAGACGAAAAGGGTCAAGAAATCTGGCCGAACTATTATACACAAGCACATGGACTTGTTTTTGTCCTGGACTCCAGTGATTTGGATCGCATGCAAGAAGCAAAGATTATCTTAACACGTCTGCTGTCAGATAAGAGAGTGGCAGGGAAACCCATGTTACT CCTAGCAAATAAACAAGACAAGAAGGGTGCACTCCTACCTCGTGATATAATAGAGTATCTACTACTGGAAAATCTAGTAAATGAGAACAAGTCCATCTGCAGAGTG GAATCCTGTTCAGCAATCAGAATTCTACAAAAGAGGAACCATCAACACATTATTGAATGTCTGCGCTGGCTATTATCAGCCATTGGGGAAAAATATGAAGATCTGAATACTGGCCACCAATCATTCACCTCAGGCATCTCAACTGCAAAGAACCCAAGAGGATCTGGGAAAAGATGCTCATCAGACAG ATTTTCTACCAGATTTGGATTTGCCAAAGATAAAAGACAACGTATGCAGCAACGTTCAGCGGAACCTAAACCACTAAAGCCAATCCTGCAG